A stretch of the Vibrio stylophorae genome encodes the following:
- a CDS encoding nitroreductase family protein: protein MDFSAVIEARRSVRKFNQDSEFDHHKVQRAIDLALLSPNSSNMQLWEFHRVIDPQKRKLLAHFCMGQNAATTARELVVITITPQKWKERAKRNAQVVRDNFQSQSPQRAARAFQYYEKLIPFLYRNDRFGIFGRLRQILCFFLGLKKPIVRQVSKADLRVCLHKTAGIAAMTFMAAMKDQGYDTCPMEGFDSKRVKKLLGLAKQTEICMVIGCGEGVPEGTYAPRDRVPNQEVVFTH from the coding sequence ATGGACTTTTCCGCCGTTATTGAAGCGCGCCGCTCGGTGCGAAAATTTAACCAAGACAGTGAATTTGATCACCACAAAGTGCAGCGTGCCATCGATTTAGCCCTGCTCTCACCCAATAGCTCCAATATGCAGCTTTGGGAGTTTCACCGCGTGATCGACCCACAAAAGCGCAAACTCCTCGCTCATTTTTGCATGGGACAAAATGCTGCCACCACAGCGCGTGAATTGGTGGTGATTACCATTACACCGCAAAAATGGAAAGAGCGCGCCAAGCGTAACGCACAAGTGGTACGAGATAATTTTCAGTCGCAGTCGCCACAAAGGGCTGCGCGCGCATTTCAATATTATGAAAAGCTGATCCCCTTTCTCTATCGAAATGATCGCTTCGGTATTTTCGGGCGCTTACGTCAGATTTTGTGCTTTTTTCTGGGTCTTAAAAAACCCATTGTGCGCCAAGTGAGCAAAGCTGATTTACGCGTTTGCCTGCACAAAACTGCGGGGATCGCGGCCATGACCTTTATGGCCGCCATGAAAGATCAAGGCTATGACACATGCCCTATGGAAGGGTTTGATTCAAAACGCGTCAAAAAGCTGCTGGGGCTTGCGAAGCAAACAGAAATTTGTATGGTGATTGGTTGTGGTGAAGGGGTCCCCGAAGGAACCTATGCCCCGCGTGATCGCGTGCCCAACCAAGAGGTGGTATTCACCCACTAA
- a CDS encoding DUF2960 family protein: MARLLTYTYKGETKTMPYSFTQFRTAHEAAAAAEGINIEKFLQTERQLEQMADGKAVKNHRDSYFQKLGFSQIRLLKSQD; encoded by the coding sequence ATGGCTCGCTTGCTGACCTACACCTACAAAGGTGAAACCAAAACCATGCCCTACAGCTTTACCCAGTTTCGTACCGCTCATGAAGCAGCGGCAGCAGCTGAAGGCATTAACATCGAGAAATTTTTGCAAACCGAGCGCCAACTCGAGCAGATGGCTGATGGCAAAGCGGTGAAAAACCATCGTGATAGTTACTTTCAAAAATTGGGATTTAGCCAAATTCGCTTACTCAAAAGCCAAGACTAA
- a CDS encoding MipA/OmpV family protein, with amino-acid sequence MTFNRRSLPFCCLTTLLFFIYSLPAFSQTHITQDAIDQAHTEPQNAPDTNRQPSQSTETAPTSVTAPENTLPFSGSRWSAASEEQNWGIALLYRQATVPYADHIVPAGSEMESRVSTMLPVLFYQGEYGYIDGTEGGLHLWQHDQWQLNAKLQFHFFDLPADMQNAWGGDSSDLGLSLNYQLNDTYNLYGELMSAKAWRWHSELGVTGQWQGEGWLLQPTAALRYNSARHNDHFYGLNQTDVGAGVDLKMGIDGRIHLYSNLYLLGALHGTYFSDAIRHADTMDSNWQTEAFVGFGFFNTPEHHRRTGRQLTTRPYIRLAQGLATPSNIGDIYTGGYERDPHNNTMTSLFYGQPLTDTLFGLPIDIYLTPGLVWHWQSEVQRNTAEAVLAIKAYYTVNWPTKWRFGVAEGMSYVENITHIEAKEMEEKGYKASHLLNYLDLSIDINIGDLFNAPSYDQLWFGYSLHHRSAIFESASQYNRIKGGSNYNTLYLQWDF; translated from the coding sequence ATGACATTTAATCGTCGTTCATTGCCGTTTTGCTGTTTAACGACTCTGTTATTTTTTATTTACAGCTTGCCCGCTTTCTCTCAAACCCATATCACTCAAGACGCGATTGATCAAGCGCATACCGAGCCCCAAAACGCGCCAGACACAAATCGTCAGCCAAGCCAATCCACTGAAACAGCGCCAACGTCTGTAACCGCACCTGAAAATACGTTACCTTTCAGCGGTTCACGCTGGTCTGCTGCCAGTGAAGAGCAAAACTGGGGGATTGCCCTGCTCTATCGCCAAGCCACTGTTCCCTATGCCGATCACATTGTGCCTGCGGGCAGCGAAATGGAAAGCCGCGTGAGTACCATGTTACCTGTGCTGTTTTATCAAGGTGAATATGGTTATATCGATGGCACCGAAGGCGGCCTTCACCTTTGGCAACATGACCAGTGGCAACTCAATGCCAAATTACAATTTCACTTTTTCGATCTGCCCGCTGATATGCAAAATGCTTGGGGCGGCGATAGCAGTGATCTGGGCTTATCACTGAATTATCAGCTCAATGATACCTACAATCTCTACGGCGAACTGATGAGCGCTAAAGCTTGGCGCTGGCATTCAGAATTGGGCGTGACCGGTCAGTGGCAAGGGGAGGGTTGGTTACTTCAACCTACCGCAGCGCTGCGTTATAACAGCGCGCGTCATAATGATCATTTTTATGGTCTGAATCAGACCGATGTCGGCGCTGGGGTTGATCTCAAAATGGGAATTGATGGGCGCATTCATCTCTATTCCAACCTTTATTTACTCGGCGCACTGCATGGCACCTATTTTAGTGATGCCATTCGTCACGCAGACACCATGGACAGTAACTGGCAAACCGAAGCCTTTGTTGGCTTTGGCTTTTTTAATACGCCAGAACATCATCGCCGAACAGGACGTCAGCTCACCACCCGACCTTATATTCGCCTTGCGCAAGGGCTGGCAACACCATCCAATATTGGTGACATCTATACGGGCGGCTATGAGCGCGATCCGCACAATAACACCATGACCTCCCTGTTTTATGGACAACCACTGACGGACACGCTCTTTGGCCTGCCGATTGATATCTATCTCACGCCGGGGCTGGTTTGGCATTGGCAATCAGAGGTGCAGCGTAATACCGCAGAAGCGGTACTGGCGATCAAAGCGTACTACACGGTCAATTGGCCAACCAAGTGGCGCTTTGGTGTGGCTGAAGGGATGTCCTATGTCGAAAACATCACCCATATTGAAGCCAAGGAGATGGAAGAAAAAGGCTATAAAGCCAGTCATTTGCTGAACTATTTGGATCTCTCCATCGATATCAATATTGGCGATCTCTTCAATGCACCATCCTATGACCAGCTATGGTTTGGTTATAGCTTGCACCATCGCTCTGCAATTTTTGAGTCCGCATCGCAATACAATCGCATCAAAGGTGGCAGTAACTACAATACCTTGTATCTACAGTGGGACTTTTAA
- a CDS encoding aldo/keto reductase: protein MREPLMVKQIQMTSTGSQFSQFVQGYWRLAEWGMTQQQRLTFIKQHLELGIDTVDHADIYGGYQCEQLFGEALALEPSLREQLTIVTKCDIKLTAFSPAQRINYYDCSAAHIEASVNNSLQRLGIEQIDTLLIHRPDYLMNADEVAQVFDALHQAGKVASFGVSNFTPSQFDLLQSRLDAPLVTNQVEINPVNMQVLDDGTLDQMQQYRIHPMAWSCLAGGEIFTGQSEQHLRLRQTLQIIADAQGATLDQIIYAWILAMPSQPLPIIGSGNIDRVKQAVAASRIELTREQWYEIWVASKGHGVP, encoded by the coding sequence ATGAGAGAACCACTTATGGTCAAACAGATTCAAATGACGTCTACTGGATCGCAATTTTCACAATTCGTTCAGGGCTATTGGCGCTTGGCTGAATGGGGCATGACGCAGCAGCAGCGTTTAACCTTTATCAAGCAGCATTTAGAGCTGGGTATTGATACGGTGGATCACGCCGATATTTATGGCGGTTATCAGTGTGAGCAACTGTTTGGGGAAGCGTTGGCACTTGAGCCAAGTTTGCGTGAGCAGCTGACCATTGTGACCAAGTGCGACATCAAATTGACGGCGTTTTCACCAGCGCAGCGCATCAATTACTACGATTGCAGTGCGGCACATATTGAAGCATCGGTGAACAATAGCCTGCAACGTTTGGGCATTGAGCAAATTGATACTTTGTTGATTCACCGCCCTGATTATTTGATGAATGCGGATGAAGTGGCGCAGGTCTTTGATGCACTGCATCAGGCAGGTAAAGTGGCCAGCTTTGGTGTGTCCAACTTTACGCCAAGTCAATTTGATTTGTTGCAATCACGTCTAGATGCCCCTTTGGTGACTAACCAAGTGGAAATTAACCCAGTGAATATGCAAGTGCTCGATGATGGCACCTTAGATCAAATGCAGCAGTATCGTATTCACCCGATGGCTTGGTCCTGTCTAGCAGGCGGTGAGATTTTTACCGGTCAAAGTGAGCAGCACCTTCGCTTGCGTCAAACCTTGCAAATCATTGCTGATGCACAGGGGGCGACCTTAGATCAGATCATCTATGCATGGATTTTAGCGATGCCATCGCAACCACTACCGATTATCGGCTCAGGCAATATTGATCGCGTGAAGCAAGCGGTCGCGGCAAGCCGTATTGAGCTGACACGTGAGCAGTGGTATGAAATTTGGGTCGCCAGTAAAGGTCATGGCGTGCCATAA
- a CDS encoding phosphotriesterase family protein, protein MTFIRTLTQDIQPSELGVTYAHDHIYCLPPYWQSKGEADLLLDDAQASGKELADFVACGGQSIYDATAPDYGRDVRVVAALAQQYQVNIIATAGLNKGFLWSSRYPHAKTHPHCGESFAQWIERHSVEQISQHIAAEVVVGIEGTAFRAGVIKCGTGYNQISPLEHKVMQATALAVKETGAPMHCHTEMGTMALEQLAILKQQGVDLSRVGLAHLDRNPDPWLHQQIAKTGAFLCFDGMSRIKYFPEHIRSQALIALCKKGYQQQILIGGDFARKSMSAHYGLGGLGLAYILRDWRPRFVQEAHAEGLDGEALLHDFFVANPARYLQFA, encoded by the coding sequence ATGACCTTCATTCGAACCTTGACGCAAGACATTCAACCGAGCGAACTCGGTGTGACCTATGCGCACGATCATATCTATTGCCTTCCCCCTTACTGGCAGAGCAAAGGTGAAGCGGACTTACTTTTGGATGACGCGCAGGCATCCGGGAAAGAGCTGGCAGACTTTGTCGCCTGCGGTGGCCAAAGCATCTACGATGCCACGGCACCTGATTACGGTCGTGATGTGCGCGTTGTGGCGGCGCTGGCGCAGCAATATCAAGTGAATATCATTGCCACAGCGGGGTTGAACAAAGGTTTTTTATGGTCATCGCGCTACCCACATGCCAAGACCCATCCACATTGTGGCGAGAGCTTTGCACAATGGATTGAGCGACACAGCGTTGAGCAAATCAGCCAGCATATTGCTGCTGAAGTGGTGGTTGGCATTGAAGGCACCGCCTTTCGCGCAGGCGTCATTAAATGCGGTACAGGGTATAACCAGATTTCCCCACTTGAACACAAGGTGATGCAGGCCACGGCGCTTGCCGTCAAAGAGACGGGCGCGCCGATGCATTGTCATACCGAAATGGGCACCATGGCACTTGAGCAGCTGGCGATTTTAAAGCAGCAGGGCGTGGATCTATCACGAGTGGGGCTGGCTCATCTGGATCGCAATCCTGATCCTTGGTTGCACCAACAAATTGCTAAAACAGGCGCCTTTCTTTGCTTTGATGGCATGAGTCGAATCAAATATTTTCCTGAGCATATTCGCAGCCAAGCCTTAATTGCGCTTTGCAAAAAGGGCTATCAGCAACAGATTTTGATTGGCGGTGATTTTGCACGAAAAAGTATGAGTGCCCATTATGGCCTCGGTGGTTTGGGCTTGGCTTATATCCTCAGAGATTGGCGACCACGTTTTGTGCAAGAGGCGCACGCGGAAGGGCTTGATGGCGAAGCGCTGCTCCATGACTTTTTTGTCGCAAACCCTGCGCGCTATTTGCAGTTTGCATAA
- a CDS encoding creatininase family protein, which produces MNLANCNESQAKALLKQAKLALLPLGATEPHGDHLPLNTDNLLAERFAKKLDAKLREQGIEVVRLPTLPFSQVWSLAGFAGALDIGPKLLADLLIALASNMAGYGIDTLVVINSHYGNFDAMKAAARTLKKRGITLLNFTWYQSQALIQTLQQSPSAHPSFMHADEIETSMMLSLAPEWVDLDKARAHYPDFPDTFSFEQIPWPEFSDYSVLGDPTLASQRKGDAVIEHSLSATLAALSGYLESRYVNP; this is translated from the coding sequence ATGAATCTTGCCAATTGCAATGAATCGCAAGCCAAAGCGCTTTTAAAACAGGCCAAGCTGGCACTTTTACCGCTTGGTGCTACTGAGCCTCATGGCGATCATCTGCCGCTCAATACAGACAATCTACTGGCGGAGCGTTTTGCCAAAAAACTGGATGCAAAATTGCGTGAGCAAGGGATTGAGGTGGTGCGCTTGCCCACACTGCCCTTTAGTCAAGTGTGGTCTCTAGCTGGGTTTGCTGGCGCTTTGGATATCGGTCCTAAATTGCTGGCTGACTTATTGATTGCGCTGGCGAGTAATATGGCCGGTTACGGCATTGATACGCTGGTGGTGATCAACAGCCATTATGGCAATTTTGATGCGATGAAAGCTGCGGCGCGAACACTGAAAAAACGCGGGATCACCCTGCTTAATTTTACTTGGTATCAAAGCCAAGCACTGATTCAAACCTTACAACAAAGTCCAAGCGCGCATCCTTCCTTTATGCACGCTGATGAAATTGAAACATCCATGATGCTTTCGCTTGCTCCGGAGTGGGTTGATTTGGACAAAGCGCGCGCGCACTACCCAGATTTTCCCGACACGTTTTCATTTGAGCAGATCCCATGGCCTGAGTTTAGCGACTACAGCGTGCTTGGCGATCCGACCTTGGCATCCCAGCGTAAAGGTGATGCTGTGATTGAGCATTCGCTCAGTGCAACCCTTGCCGCGCTGAGTGGCTATTTGGAGAGTCGTTATGTTAACCCCTGA
- a CDS encoding PTS sugar transporter subunit IIA: MLTPDHIYLDAQVDNAEQAIRVSGDCLLRAGAITSDYIDAMVHNWQENGAYFVIAPGLALPHARPECGVLEAQISIVRLQTPVVFGNEENDPVDLVIGLAATGSQQHVQLIQKVALVLSDERKYAALKQATDKESVMALFNASSYAKSA, encoded by the coding sequence ATGTTAACCCCTGATCATATTTACCTCGATGCACAAGTGGACAATGCCGAGCAAGCGATTCGCGTCAGTGGCGATTGTTTACTGCGCGCAGGTGCGATTACGTCCGATTATATCGATGCCATGGTGCACAACTGGCAAGAGAATGGCGCCTATTTTGTGATTGCCCCTGGACTTGCGTTGCCCCATGCCCGTCCTGAATGTGGCGTGCTCGAAGCGCAAATCTCAATTGTTCGACTGCAAACGCCTGTGGTGTTTGGCAATGAAGAGAATGATCCCGTGGATTTGGTCATTGGCCTTGCGGCGACCGGTAGTCAGCAACATGTACAACTGATTCAAAAAGTGGCGCTGGTGCTGAGTGATGAGCGTAAATATGCCGCGCTGAAACAAGCCACAGATAAAGAAAGTGTGATGGCGCTATTTAATGCGTCAAGTTATGCCAAGTCGGCATAG
- a CDS encoding PTS sugar transporter subunit IIB, which produces MKKILAVCGLGMGSSLILRMNIESVLRELGIDADVAHMDVSAAKTAQADLIVTNAEFIKALQGTECQLVEVNNYIDCAEIKDALRSAGL; this is translated from the coding sequence ATGAAGAAAATTTTAGCTGTATGCGGTCTAGGGATGGGCTCAAGCTTGATCCTACGAATGAATATTGAATCTGTTTTACGTGAGCTAGGGATTGATGCAGACGTTGCCCATATGGACGTTTCTGCGGCAAAAACAGCCCAAGCCGATCTGATTGTGACCAATGCAGAATTTATCAAAGCGCTTCAGGGCACAGAGTGCCAACTGGTTGAAGTCAATAACTATATCGATTGCGCCGAAATTAAAGACGCGCTACGAAGTGCTGGCCTATAG
- a CDS encoding PTS ascorbate transporter subunit IIC: MYDVIQWVTINIFGEASILIGLIVMLGLVLQKKAAPDVISGTLKGILGFLIIGAGAGIIVGALLAFQPIWTEVFGLTEMNLKDIMGQEGFTNRYGSAVTLAMALGFAINLLLARFTRFKFIYLTGHMMFWTAMVFAGVAVNTNPDISPVRLTIMLALIMGVYWTLQPALTQPFMRKIMGNDNIALGHTCASVALLGAFTGKLFAKNKVSSEDIKVPASLAFLRDSNVVTALTMVLLFFVGTFLLQLKGSEKAMEILNSSGNVSFYIYALKQSLLFTGGIAVVLLGVRMFIGEMVPAFNGIGSKLVPGARPALDCPIVFNFAQNAVVLGFLGAFAGAILWLSVIGNTTGYVYVPSMIVLFFHAGTAGVFGNVTGGYKGALVAGFLTATVVAWGQYFCVTYLINTTIPDTALWAGDSDMFILAPLVSFITTLFSF, translated from the coding sequence ATGTACGACGTTATACAATGGGTCACGATCAATATCTTTGGTGAAGCGTCAATCCTGATAGGCTTGATTGTTATGCTCGGCCTTGTGTTGCAGAAAAAAGCGGCACCAGATGTCATTTCTGGCACCCTAAAAGGGATTTTAGGCTTTCTAATTATCGGTGCAGGCGCGGGTATCATTGTTGGTGCGCTGCTGGCCTTTCAGCCGATTTGGACTGAAGTCTTTGGTCTTACTGAGATGAATCTGAAAGACATCATGGGTCAAGAGGGCTTTACCAATCGTTATGGTAGCGCTGTGACCTTGGCCATGGCTTTGGGTTTTGCCATCAACCTACTGCTGGCGCGGTTTACACGTTTTAAATTTATCTATTTAACCGGCCATATGATGTTTTGGACCGCCATGGTATTTGCTGGCGTTGCGGTCAATACCAACCCGGATATTTCACCTGTGCGTCTTACCATTATGTTGGCGCTGATTATGGGGGTGTACTGGACGCTGCAACCTGCGCTAACCCAGCCATTTATGCGCAAAATCATGGGCAATGACAATATCGCACTGGGTCACACCTGCGCCTCAGTCGCGCTGCTTGGTGCATTTACCGGCAAATTGTTTGCGAAAAATAAGGTCAGTTCAGAAGATATCAAAGTGCCTGCGAGCCTTGCTTTTTTACGCGATTCTAATGTCGTGACTGCGCTGACCATGGTGTTGCTATTTTTCGTCGGCACTTTCTTGCTGCAACTAAAAGGCAGTGAAAAGGCGATGGAAATCCTCAATAGCTCAGGCAATGTCAGTTTTTATATCTACGCGTTGAAGCAATCCTTGCTCTTTACCGGTGGGATCGCTGTGGTGCTGCTTGGTGTGCGGATGTTTATTGGCGAGATGGTGCCAGCCTTTAATGGTATCGGTAGCAAATTGGTCCCTGGTGCACGACCTGCGCTTGATTGTCCTATTGTGTTTAACTTTGCACAAAATGCCGTGGTACTGGGCTTTTTAGGCGCTTTTGCTGGTGCGATTCTTTGGCTTTCAGTCATTGGTAACACCACGGGTTATGTGTACGTCCCATCGATGATTGTGCTCTTTTTCCATGCGGGTACCGCTGGCGTATTTGGCAATGTCACGGGTGGCTATAAAGGCGCATTGGTGGCGGGCTTTTTAACTGCGACTGTGGTGGCTTGGGGGCAATACTTCTGTGTCACTTATCTGATTAACACCACCATTCCTGATACCGCGCTTTGGGCCGGTGATAGCGATATGTTTATTTTGGCGCCATTGGTGTCCTTTATTACCACACTGTTCTCGTTCTAA